A portion of the Sulfurospirillum diekertiae genome contains these proteins:
- a CDS encoding CNNM domain-containing protein, with the protein MTLLIVYLSLAICVSFLCSMMEAILLSSTNSYIESLPKEVNEDNVAMLKGLKSNIDKPISSILTINTFANTMGAAGVGAQAQILFGQEWQTAVAFGITLLILYFSEIIPKTIGAIYWKKLLIPAGHIITFFVTITIPFTWLSSHLTNYISKNKKHHSNFSRDEIMAVVAMGEKEGSILSKESDLIENLLKLKNIKAKDIMTPRSVVFALPATTTIEDAIEDDRMYIHSRIPVFGETLDDVVGIAFNQRILEESVEDHDKTTLADIAHEVHMVSEYLPVPNLIDQFIKRKTHLFVVFDSYGQTAGVVTLEDAIETLLGVEIVDEMDEVEDMQLFAKDRSKKISRSYESRT; encoded by the coding sequence ATGACACTTCTGATCGTCTATCTTTCTCTTGCTATCTGTGTATCTTTTCTCTGCTCCATGATGGAAGCCATCTTACTCTCAAGCACAAACTCTTATATCGAATCACTTCCAAAAGAGGTGAATGAAGACAATGTAGCTATGCTCAAAGGGTTAAAGTCCAACATTGACAAACCTATCTCCTCTATCTTGACAATCAACACGTTTGCCAATACAATGGGAGCCGCAGGTGTCGGTGCTCAGGCACAAATCTTATTTGGACAAGAGTGGCAAACAGCTGTGGCTTTTGGTATTACCCTCCTAATCTTGTATTTCTCTGAGATTATCCCTAAAACCATTGGTGCGATTTATTGGAAAAAACTTTTAATCCCAGCAGGGCATATTATTACGTTTTTTGTTACAATCACAATTCCCTTTACATGGCTATCATCGCATTTAACCAATTACATCTCAAAAAACAAAAAACACCATTCTAATTTTTCACGTGATGAAATTATGGCAGTCGTTGCAATGGGAGAAAAAGAGGGATCAATCCTTAGCAAAGAAAGTGACCTGATTGAAAATCTTTTAAAACTTAAAAATATCAAAGCCAAAGATATTATGACGCCTCGAAGCGTTGTGTTTGCCTTGCCAGCGACTACCACCATCGAAGATGCCATTGAAGATGATCGTATGTATATTCACTCACGTATTCCTGTCTTTGGTGAGACCTTAGATGATGTTGTGGGCATTGCTTTTAATCAACGCATCTTAGAAGAGAGTGTGGAAGATCACGATAAAACAACACTCGCAGATATTGCACATGAAGTCCATATGGTTTCTGAGTATTTGCCTGTTCCAAACTTGATTGACCAATTTATTAAACGTAAAACTCATCTTTTTGTGGTATTTGATAGCTACGGTCAAACCGCAGGTGTTGTGACACTTGAAGATGCTATTGAGACGCTTTTAGGTGTTGAGATTGTGGATGAAATGGACGAAGTAGAAGACATGCAACTCTTTGCGAAAGACCGCAGTAAAAAAATTTCAAGATCGTATGAAAGTCGAACGTAA
- a CDS encoding histidine phosphatase family protein — MVDKVYLLRHGHIDNGSEKRYLGRTNIPLNRQGKEQAHILHDYFKAIPIDMIFTSPLKRCLQTARILCVDKPITYHIVEAFAEIDMGDWENVEMSYIASHNPELYAQRGGDLEYFTPPNGESFHDMAKRVRDAFDAITHHATGTLLIVAHAGVNRMILSYILGIEIRDMFTIEQPYACVNELTWNQQCMQWNYQRVL; from the coding sequence ATGGTTGACAAAGTCTATTTGCTTCGACATGGGCACATTGATAATGGGAGTGAAAAAAGGTATCTTGGTCGGACGAATATTCCCCTTAATAGACAAGGAAAAGAGCAAGCTCACATCTTACATGACTATTTTAAAGCAATTCCTATTGATATGATTTTTACGAGTCCACTCAAACGCTGTTTACAAACTGCACGTATTCTTTGTGTTGATAAACCTATTACTTATCATATTGTAGAAGCATTTGCAGAGATTGATATGGGCGATTGGGAAAATGTGGAAATGTCATATATCGCGTCACACAATCCAGAACTATATGCTCAAAGAGGTGGAGATTTAGAATACTTTACCCCACCCAATGGCGAGAGCTTTCATGACATGGCAAAACGTGTCAGAGATGCCTTTGATGCCATTACTCACCACGCAACGGGTACTCTTCTCATCGTCGCTCATGCAGGTGTTAATCGCATGATACTCTCCTATATTCTAGGTATAGAAATTAGGGATATGTTTACAATAGAACAACCTTACGCATGTGTGAATGAATTAACGTGGAATCAACAATGTATGCAGTGGAATTATCAAAGAGTTTTATAA
- a CDS encoding DVU_1551 family NTP transferase, whose protein sequence is MEKSNIAVLIIAAGYSSRMHDFKPLLPFGQITAVERLIQTYQTYGIEHIYVVTGHRQDDIIEALQGYKVHIVYNEDYAKGMFSSIQKGLSAIDETVVAFYMQPVDIPLIKVKTLESLYEAYIHEHKGVLYPTFLGKKGHPPLIDMKYKEKILASDGKGGLKKVLEAFKEDALHVNVSDQSVLMDMDILDDYINLVVYEVMNTPTKEECLAIMLENEVPEPIIRHCEAVEGMVSKVYEGITSFGLNINKQTLSAAALLHDIARQEKNHAFIGAQRLRAMGYEAIGNIIETHMDIDVKDHTPLNANELLFLADKLVCEDEVCGFEKRFEKALKKCEGNDEAQRNITRRLNATKAIISKIENLTGKVFNDG, encoded by the coding sequence ATGGAAAAGAGCAACATCGCTGTTCTTATTATTGCCGCTGGGTATTCTTCTCGAATGCACGATTTTAAACCCCTTTTGCCCTTTGGGCAAATAACTGCTGTGGAGAGATTGATTCAGACCTACCAAACTTATGGGATAGAACATATATATGTTGTCACGGGGCATAGGCAGGATGATATTATTGAGGCACTTCAAGGGTATAAGGTTCATATCGTTTATAATGAGGATTATGCAAAAGGTATGTTTAGCTCTATTCAAAAAGGGCTGAGTGCCATAGATGAAACAGTGGTGGCGTTTTATATGCAGCCAGTGGACATTCCACTCATTAAAGTGAAAACCCTTGAAAGCTTATACGAAGCGTATATCCATGAGCATAAGGGCGTTCTTTATCCTACCTTTCTTGGGAAAAAAGGTCATCCTCCGCTTATTGATATGAAGTATAAAGAGAAGATTTTAGCTAGTGATGGAAAAGGTGGACTTAAAAAAGTATTGGAAGCGTTTAAGGAAGATGCTTTACATGTAAACGTGTCTGATCAATCGGTTTTAATGGATATGGATATACTGGATGATTACATTAACCTTGTCGTCTATGAAGTGATGAATACTCCCACTAAAGAGGAGTGTTTGGCGATCATGTTAGAAAATGAGGTACCTGAACCTATCATTAGACATTGTGAAGCAGTGGAGGGCATGGTCAGTAAAGTGTATGAGGGCATTACTTCTTTTGGGCTCAATATAAATAAACAAACTTTAAGTGCTGCGGCATTGTTACATGATATTGCTCGTCAAGAGAAAAATCATGCCTTTATTGGTGCCCAAAGACTACGCGCGATGGGTTATGAAGCCATCGGTAATATCATTGAAACGCACATGGACATTGATGTCAAAGACCATACTCCTTTAAATGCCAATGAGCTACTCTTTTTAGCCGATAAATTAGTGTGTGAAGATGAGGTGTGTGGTTTTGAAAAACGCTTTGAAAAGGCGCTTAAAAAATGTGAAGGCAATGATGAAGCACAGCGAAACATCACAAGACGCTTAAATGCTACAAAAGCGATTATTTCAAAAATAGAAAATCTAACGGGTAAAGTTTTCAACGATGGTTGA
- a CDS encoding XdhC family aldehyde oxidoreductase maturation factor: MKNTKLLPQRYCKKSGSAPREAGAKMLIRKDASIEGTIGGGTLEAMAIQLAPEVFKTKQCSVEDIELTDDDARAAGMVCGGEVSVLLEYIDALDISQLNIYHKAKELKVSDTDFVMITKISQSKRHLSGKNKWICTETDLFGEEDKEVQNIVKELRENFNHIKFHLYVGNNRYMIEPFYTTDKLYIVGAGHISQQIAALTKTLGFYTAILDDREAFANKERFPTADEVHVVPSTYEGLLQDVHIAKNSYIVIVTRGVDKVVLEQALQAKAKYIGMIGSKTKKKLRLFSTSTRGFCAKDLDDVCCPVGVSINAQTPEEIAISIVAELIKVRRS; the protein is encoded by the coding sequence ATGAAGAACACGAAGTTGTTACCGCAACGATATTGCAAAAAAAGTGGTTCAGCACCTAGAGAAGCTGGAGCTAAAATGCTGATTCGTAAAGATGCCTCTATTGAAGGAACGATTGGTGGAGGCACACTAGAAGCTATGGCAATACAATTAGCGCCTGAAGTATTTAAGACGAAACAGTGTTCTGTTGAAGACATTGAATTAACCGATGATGACGCAAGAGCTGCTGGTATGGTATGTGGTGGTGAAGTCAGTGTTCTTTTGGAGTACATAGACGCACTTGATATTTCACAACTCAATATCTATCATAAAGCAAAAGAGCTCAAAGTTTCAGACACAGATTTTGTGATGATTACAAAGATTTCACAGTCAAAAAGACACCTTTCCGGTAAAAATAAATGGATATGTACTGAAACGGATCTCTTTGGTGAAGAAGATAAAGAGGTTCAGAACATTGTAAAAGAGCTTCGAGAAAATTTTAACCATATCAAATTTCATCTTTATGTTGGAAACAATAGGTATATGATTGAGCCTTTTTATACGACAGATAAGCTTTATATCGTTGGAGCAGGACATATTTCTCAACAAATTGCAGCCCTTACTAAAACACTTGGTTTTTACACAGCTATTTTGGATGATAGGGAAGCATTTGCCAACAAAGAGCGTTTTCCTACGGCAGATGAAGTGCATGTTGTTCCTTCAACCTATGAGGGGTTACTTCAAGATGTGCATATTGCTAAAAACAGTTATATTGTTATTGTTACCAGAGGTGTTGATAAAGTGGTCCTAGAGCAAGCGCTTCAGGCAAAGGCAAAATATATCGGTATGATCGGAAGTAAAACGAAAAAAAAATTACGTTTATTCTCAACTTCTACAAGAGGGTTTTGCGCAAAAGATTTGGATGATGTCTGTTGTCCTGTTGGTGTTTCTATCAATGCTCAAACGCCTGAGGAGATCGCTATTAGTATCGTTGCAGAACTTATAAAAGTTAGAAGAAGCTAA
- a CDS encoding DVU_1553 family AMP-dependent CoA ligase — MNVTPLEHWIIERTHIAHKSQEAMRAYQLDELIKTLAYAKEKSRFYQTMLKDIDLNSIVSFEDFEQIAFTTSDDIKRNAYNFACVPSNEIERIVTLNTSGTTGDEKRILFTQQDLELTIDFFSHGMRCLVDESDKVLVLLPGSAYGSIGDLLKKALALSKIECIVHGILNDVEKTALCIEENNITCIVGIPMQVLYLSKAKSEVFAKHIKKVLLSTDYVPDVLVEALNDNGECHVFNHYGMTEMGYGGGVECECLNGYHLRENDLYFEIIDPITGQPVEDGVYGEVVFTTLHRQAMPLIRYRTGDMARFSTKPCACGTFLRTMEKVLGRMENKIDINGHAIHLREFDEILLRFPRILDYKLTVCEKNSLHVKLILANKERCVALKEEVIRRIRDCFPFEFNFRLHVEEDDHSPKMTNSMIKRKIDNNIRNKG; from the coding sequence ATGAACGTAACACCCTTAGAGCATTGGATCATAGAGCGTACTCACATTGCACACAAAAGCCAAGAAGCCATGCGTGCATACCAGCTTGACGAACTGATTAAAACATTAGCTTATGCAAAAGAGAAGAGCCGATTTTATCAAACAATGTTGAAAGATATTGACCTAAACTCTATCGTATCTTTTGAAGATTTCGAACAAATTGCGTTTACAACCTCTGATGACATTAAACGCAATGCGTATAATTTTGCCTGTGTCCCGAGTAATGAAATTGAACGCATTGTGACCTTAAATACTTCGGGTACGACAGGAGATGAGAAGCGCATCTTGTTCACGCAGCAAGATTTGGAGTTGACCATTGACTTTTTTAGTCACGGGATGCGCTGTTTGGTTGATGAAAGCGACAAAGTATTGGTTTTACTTCCCGGTTCTGCTTATGGAAGCATTGGGGATTTACTGAAAAAAGCATTAGCGCTTTCGAAAATTGAGTGTATCGTTCATGGGATACTGAATGATGTTGAAAAAACGGCTTTGTGTATTGAAGAAAACAACATTACATGTATTGTGGGTATACCGATGCAAGTGTTGTATTTGAGTAAAGCCAAATCTGAGGTGTTTGCAAAGCATATTAAAAAAGTTCTTTTAAGTACAGATTATGTCCCTGATGTACTCGTCGAGGCGCTTAACGATAATGGAGAGTGTCACGTTTTTAACCATTACGGCATGACAGAGATGGGATACGGTGGAGGTGTTGAGTGTGAATGCCTCAATGGCTATCATTTACGGGAAAATGATCTCTATTTTGAAATCATAGACCCCATTACGGGTCAGCCTGTGGAAGATGGCGTGTATGGCGAAGTTGTTTTTACAACGCTCCATCGTCAAGCAATGCCACTTATTCGTTATAGAACAGGCGATATGGCACGCTTTTCTACCAAACCGTGTGCGTGTGGCACTTTTTTGCGAACTATGGAAAAAGTGTTGGGTCGCATGGAAAATAAAATAGACATTAATGGGCATGCAATTCATTTAAGAGAGTTCGATGAAATTCTTTTACGCTTTCCTCGTATTTTGGATTATAAGCTTACGGTATGTGAGAAAAACAGTTTACATGTAAAGCTTATCCTTGCCAACAAAGAGCGTTGTGTAGCGTTAAAAGAAGAGGTAATCCGTCGTATTCGAGACTGTTTTCCGTTTGAATTTAATTTTAGACTTCATGTAGAAGAAGACGATCACTCACCCAAAATGACCAACAGCATGATCAAAAGAAAGATAGACAACAACATAAGAAACAAAGGATGA
- the trsS gene encoding radical SAM (seleno)protein TrsS, which translates to MTMTSSTHIESLCPICLRKLDAYMYDEGTTTYIHKVCSEHGAFKTVVWRGNMPMREWSRTKEKAYIKSPITQVDQGCPYDCGLCSSHRQHTCTALIEVTTRCNLSCRFCFADALDSISKDPSLKQLRFQFESILKASGKCNIQLSGGEPTVRDDLADIVRLGVELGFPFIQVNTNGIRMANDEAYVKALKEAGLNSIFLQFDGLDDAIYEKLRGKALFDVKCQAIENCRKFGIGVVLVPTIVPNINVDSIGEIIRFGVSRSPAVRGVHFQPVSYFGRIPETPKDADRITLPEVMEHICEQTNQMISLQSMQPPGCENALCSFNSNYLIEEGVLKPVTKRSCCSGESEKAEVGATKAKAFVARNWSYQKQHVQEEKLSDWDKILSAIANNAFSISGMAFQDAWNVNLERIRDCCIHVSTVDGRLIPFCMYNITNRDGESLYRGAKRIR; encoded by the coding sequence ATGACAATGACCTCTTCAACGCACATTGAAAGTTTGTGCCCGATTTGTTTGCGTAAGCTGGATGCTTACATGTACGATGAGGGTACTACCACCTACATACACAAAGTATGCTCAGAACATGGAGCGTTTAAAACCGTTGTATGGCGAGGTAATATGCCCATGCGCGAGTGGTCTCGCACTAAAGAGAAGGCTTACATCAAAAGCCCTATCACACAGGTAGATCAAGGGTGTCCCTATGACTGTGGATTGTGTAGTTCACACAGACAACACACGTGCACGGCGCTCATTGAAGTAACCACGCGTTGTAATCTTAGTTGCCGTTTTTGTTTTGCGGATGCTCTTGATTCCATAAGTAAAGATCCATCGTTAAAACAGTTACGTTTTCAGTTTGAGAGTATTTTAAAAGCTTCTGGTAAATGCAATATTCAACTCTCTGGTGGTGAACCAACGGTAAGAGATGATTTAGCAGATATTGTTCGTCTAGGCGTTGAACTGGGTTTTCCTTTCATTCAAGTCAATACCAATGGTATTCGTATGGCGAATGATGAAGCCTATGTGAAAGCTTTAAAAGAAGCAGGACTTAATTCTATCTTCTTGCAATTTGATGGACTTGATGATGCAATTTATGAAAAACTGCGCGGAAAGGCTCTGTTTGATGTTAAATGCCAAGCGATTGAGAATTGCCGAAAATTCGGCATTGGTGTTGTGCTGGTTCCTACCATCGTACCTAACATTAATGTGGATAGCATTGGTGAAATCATACGTTTTGGTGTAAGTCGATCTCCTGCGGTTAGAGGCGTACATTTTCAGCCCGTAAGCTATTTTGGGCGCATTCCTGAAACGCCAAAAGATGCAGATAGAATCACTTTACCCGAAGTGATGGAACATATTTGCGAACAAACCAATCAGATGATTTCACTGCAAAGTATGCAACCTCCTGGATGTGAAAATGCGCTCTGTTCTTTTAATAGCAATTATCTGATAGAAGAGGGTGTTTTAAAGCCTGTGACGAAGAGGTCATGTTGTTCAGGGGAAAGCGAAAAAGCAGAAGTGGGTGCGACTAAAGCCAAAGCTTTTGTGGCACGTAATTGGTCGTATCAAAAACAACACGTTCAAGAAGAAAAACTCTCTGATTGGGACAAAATTCTCAGTGCAATTGCAAACAACGCTTTTAGCATTTCAGGAATGGCGTTTCAAGATGCGTGGAATGTGAATTTAGAACGTATTAGAGATTGTTGTATTCATGTATCGACTGTGGATGGTAGGCTCATCCCTTTTTGTATGTATAACATTACCAACAGGGATGGAGAGTCCCTTTATCGAGGCGCAAAGAGGATACGATGA
- a CDS encoding DVU_1555 family C-GCAxxG-C-C protein, translating into MDELSLRLFKLSSAGFCCAQIMYKLALEDEGIQNDDLIRAAQGLCRGIADTQQTCGVLSGGIGVLGLYAAKAKEEESAKEDFTQMVTEFHEWFNVEFGATKCVNLIGVTDFHGADQSYKLTCAEMIKKAYVKVYEILLEHGYEYGNRR; encoded by the coding sequence ATGGATGAATTATCACTACGTTTATTTAAACTCTCATCAGCTGGATTTTGCTGTGCTCAGATTATGTATAAACTTGCTCTTGAAGATGAAGGGATACAGAACGATGATCTAATCCGAGCTGCTCAAGGTCTATGCCGAGGTATCGCCGATACACAACAAACGTGTGGCGTTTTGAGTGGTGGCATTGGTGTTTTAGGTCTTTATGCTGCTAAAGCAAAAGAAGAAGAGAGTGCCAAAGAAGATTTTACACAGATGGTTACTGAATTTCATGAGTGGTTCAATGTGGAATTTGGCGCTACTAAATGTGTTAATCTGATAGGCGTTACTGATTTTCATGGTGCAGACCAGAGTTATAAGCTGACCTGTGCGGAGATGATCAAAAAGGCATATGTCAAAGTCTATGAAATTTTGTTGGAACACGGCTATGAATACGGGAATAGAAGGTAG
- the trsM gene encoding DVU_1556 family methyltransferase yields MNVYESSSMQEATGETLRPGGFILTDKAVSFCALNKQMRVLDLGCGMGATASYLYQNHGMKLVGIDPSEKLLTIAKAKNPFATFVLGSGDALPFEQESFECVLAECTLSLMHDLHVTLHEVYRVLSNEGWFVINDVYAKNSETLREMDNFSITSCMRGMHDLPSLKEALETIGFEIMLLEDCSQLLKELMVKIIFSHGSMGSFWSKTIEGEETQTCCHFEQNIKQCKPGYFILIAKKGKNNG; encoded by the coding sequence ATGAATGTCTATGAAAGCAGCTCTATGCAAGAAGCTACAGGAGAAACCTTACGTCCTGGAGGGTTTATACTGACCGATAAAGCTGTTAGCTTTTGTGCTTTGAATAAGCAGATGAGAGTGCTTGATTTAGGCTGTGGTATGGGAGCAACGGCTTCGTACCTTTATCAAAATCATGGAATGAAATTGGTTGGCATTGACCCTTCTGAAAAGTTATTGACTATCGCAAAAGCAAAAAATCCTTTTGCAACCTTTGTCTTAGGGTCGGGTGATGCTCTCCCTTTTGAGCAGGAGAGTTTTGAGTGTGTTTTGGCAGAGTGCACCTTGTCACTGATGCATGATTTACATGTAACCTTGCACGAGGTGTATAGAGTTTTGAGCAATGAGGGTTGGTTTGTCATCAACGATGTCTATGCCAAAAATTCTGAAACACTAAGAGAAATGGACAATTTTTCTATCACTTCGTGCATGCGGGGCATGCATGATCTGCCTTCATTAAAAGAGGCATTGGAAACAATAGGATTTGAGATCATGCTTTTGGAAGATTGTTCTCAACTCTTAAAAGAGCTTATGGTCAAAATTATCTTCTCTCACGGATCTATGGGCTCTTTTTGGAGTAAAACCATTGAAGGAGAAGAAACTCAAACATGTTGTCATTTTGAACAGAATATTAAACAATGCAAGCCAGGTTATTTTATCTTAATCGCAAAAAAAGGAAAAAACAATGGATGA
- a CDS encoding DVU_1557 family redox protein: MENKIDTQIPWMCDKCQKALVSQKVKVRYLDGNFEVELLKCPTCNMVFISEDLALGKILEVEKSLEDK; this comes from the coding sequence ATGGAAAATAAAATCGATACACAAATACCATGGATGTGCGATAAATGCCAGAAAGCATTGGTATCACAAAAGGTCAAAGTGCGCTATCTTGATGGAAATTTTGAAGTAGAACTTTTAAAGTGTCCTACTTGCAATATGGTGTTTATTAGCGAAGATTTGGCATTAGGCAAGATACTTGAAGTTGAAAAAAGCTTAGAGGACAAGTAA
- a CDS encoding pyridine nucleotide-disulfide oxidoreductase/dicluster-binding protein — MDLDKLLEISNQCIHSEPPVCVASCPVHMDVIAFVSEIEKGNFAGAYTIMEAKIPFSRLIGKICDHPCEATCVRKDVGGSIRISELEKTVIELGYIKPKKTFILPKTKGTVAIIGGGLSGCVAAVELDKKGYKVSIYEKSNCLGGCLWDYEGKGLETAIIEEELLVMQQKGITVYYDTEVLEENLQNYIEKYDAVYLGTGCWNKAYAIHPDTLQVGELPLFIGGKIQAHTRSVIGSVSSGKRAAISIDRYISKTSMTASREREGVFETKLKYKIDTVKPAETVVKTSLIYSDHEAIEEAKRCLKCQCDECIKACAHMQRFNITPDRYIRSINHNERIVLGNRSANAMINSCTECGLCKEVCPIGIGMADIIHATRLSMVERGKMPLSAHDFALKDMQFSQSDSFSMVRKQPSKEQSKDLFYYPVIAFSGYARGLYKGSGKTGYLFYPGCQLSATHTDTIGEIYKHVVGIIKAKDADNDVGLYLGCCGAPADWAGRLDLMPESVEKIHKVWTEMGEPTFILACSSCASTFEKYLPMIKTISLWEVLDKYGLPTTDIKKGKRVLSIHDACASRHNTAVHDSIRSIVKTLGYTIEELEYSKEKAKCCGYGGLVSNANPEQADDFVKDRINESKQDILVYCAMCKDAIVKGNKRAYHILDLIYGIEKDEDAPQKMPTLSERQNNRKRLKHQLLKEIWNEEESAMDTTYDFTLHISDEITAMMEKRFILLSDVEKVIDNSLIHKERFFNPETSDFLARLRVQNVTYWVKYEENGSDITIKDVYSHRMEVVES; from the coding sequence ATGGATTTAGATAAATTATTGGAAATTAGCAATCAATGTATTCATTCAGAACCCCCCGTATGCGTTGCATCGTGTCCGGTTCATATGGATGTGATTGCATTTGTGTCTGAAATTGAAAAAGGTAATTTTGCTGGGGCTTACACAATCATGGAAGCTAAAATCCCTTTTAGCCGTTTGATTGGAAAAATATGTGACCATCCTTGTGAAGCAACGTGTGTCAGAAAAGACGTTGGAGGAAGCATACGCATCAGCGAACTTGAAAAAACTGTCATTGAGTTAGGGTATATCAAACCCAAAAAAACTTTCATCTTACCCAAGACAAAAGGTACTGTTGCCATCATTGGTGGAGGGTTAAGTGGGTGTGTTGCAGCGGTTGAGCTGGATAAAAAAGGGTACAAAGTCAGCATTTATGAAAAATCAAACTGCTTAGGCGGATGCCTTTGGGATTATGAAGGTAAAGGTTTAGAAACCGCCATCATAGAAGAAGAACTTTTGGTGATGCAACAAAAAGGTATTACTGTTTACTATGATACTGAAGTATTAGAAGAAAATCTCCAAAATTATATTGAAAAATATGATGCTGTTTATTTGGGAACAGGGTGTTGGAATAAAGCATACGCGATCCATCCTGATACACTTCAAGTAGGTGAGCTTCCCTTGTTTATAGGCGGGAAAATTCAAGCTCATACCCGTTCGGTTATCGGCTCTGTAAGTTCTGGTAAACGTGCCGCTATCTCAATAGATCGTTATATTTCAAAAACCTCTATGACCGCTTCTCGTGAGCGTGAAGGAGTTTTTGAAACGAAATTAAAATATAAAATCGATACCGTAAAACCCGCTGAAACAGTAGTGAAAACATCGCTTATTTACTCCGATCATGAAGCGATAGAAGAGGCCAAGAGATGCCTTAAATGCCAATGCGATGAGTGTATCAAGGCATGTGCGCATATGCAACGATTTAATATCACACCGGATAGATATATTAGAAGCATCAATCATAATGAACGGATTGTTCTAGGAAACAGAAGTGCCAATGCGATGATTAATTCTTGTACGGAGTGTGGTTTGTGTAAAGAAGTCTGCCCCATCGGAATTGGGATGGCTGATATTATTCATGCCACAAGACTGAGCATGGTAGAACGTGGGAAAATGCCACTTTCAGCGCATGATTTTGCACTGAAAGATATGCAATTTAGCCAAAGTGATTCCTTCTCAATGGTTCGAAAACAGCCCAGTAAAGAACAATCCAAAGATCTCTTTTACTATCCTGTAATTGCCTTTTCTGGCTATGCGAGAGGCTTGTATAAGGGATCAGGAAAAACGGGCTATCTCTTTTATCCAGGATGTCAACTAAGCGCAACCCATACAGACACGATTGGCGAGATTTATAAACATGTGGTGGGTATTATCAAAGCAAAAGATGCGGATAACGATGTTGGTCTTTATTTAGGGTGTTGTGGTGCCCCTGCGGATTGGGCAGGAAGGCTTGATCTCATGCCAGAAAGTGTGGAAAAAATCCACAAGGTGTGGACAGAAATGGGTGAGCCTACGTTTATCTTAGCCTGTTCCAGTTGCGCTTCTACCTTTGAAAAATATCTACCGATGATCAAGACGATCTCTTTATGGGAAGTTTTAGATAAATATGGTTTGCCTACGACAGATATTAAAAAAGGTAAGCGAGTTTTGAGCATTCATGATGCGTGTGCGAGCAGACATAATACAGCAGTACATGATAGTATCAGAAGCATCGTTAAGACCTTAGGCTATACCATCGAAGAGCTTGAATATTCCAAAGAGAAAGCAAAATGTTGTGGCTATGGTGGTTTGGTTTCAAATGCGAATCCTGAACAAGCCGATGATTTTGTGAAGGACCGTATTAACGAGAGCAAACAAGATATTTTGGTGTATTGTGCGATGTGTAAAGATGCCATTGTCAAAGGCAATAAAAGAGCATATCATATTTTAGACCTTATTTATGGCATTGAGAAAGATGAAGATGCTCCTCAAAAAATGCCAACACTTTCTGAGCGACAAAACAATCGAAAACGACTCAAACATCAACTTCTTAAAGAGATATGGAACGAAGAGGAGAGTGCCATGGACACAACGTATGATTTTACACTGCATATTTCAGATGAAATCACCGCAATGATGGAAAAGCGATTTATTTTGTTGAGTGATGTTGAAAAGGTGATCGATAATTCTCTTATACATAAAGAGCGGTTTTTTAACCCTGAAACATCAGATTTTCTCGCACGATTGAGGGTTCAAAATGTGACGTATTGGGTGAAGTATGAAGAAAATGGCAGTGACATCACGATTAAAGATGTTTACAGCCATAGAATGGAAGTGGTGGAGTCCTAA